The proteins below are encoded in one region of Patescibacteria group bacterium:
- a CDS encoding NifB/NifX family molybdenum-iron cluster-binding protein, with translation MKIVIPTNKRNGLDDKVADHFGRCPTYTFLNEEGEIVEIIDNTSEHMDGVGLPPELMKKHGANILLCKDLGPRALNLCQELGIDVYVCRAETVRDVFEMWKNNIIKKASIGDTCK, from the coding sequence ATGAAAATTGTAATTCCGACTAATAAGAGAAATGGGCTTGACGATAAAGTGGCCGACCATTTTGGTCGTTGCCCGACTTATACCTTTCTTAATGAAGAAGGCGAGATTGTTGAGATAATAGACAATACCAGCGAACATATGGACGGCGTTGGTCTGCCGCCGGAATTGATGAAAAAACACGGAGCGAACATTTTACTTTGTAAGGATCTTGGACCGAGGGCTTTAAATTTATGTCAAGAATTAGGTATAGATGTATATGTTTGTCGAGCAGAAACAGTAAGAGATGTTTTTGAAATGTGGAAAAATAATATAATTAAAAAAGCAAGTATAGGGGATACCTGCAAATAA
- a CDS encoding DUF134 domain-containing protein, giving the protein MVRPLKPRRVLFDPNVTYFKPQAVPLSILEEVDLGVDELETLRLCDYKNLEQIEAAKKMKVSQSTLQRILTSARKKVVEALIEGKAIKIRKNL; this is encoded by the coding sequence ATGGTTAGACCATTAAAACCAAGAAGAGTATTATTCGACCCCAATGTAACTTATTTTAAACCACAGGCAGTGCCTCTCTCAATATTAGAAGAAGTAGATTTGGGTGTAGACGAGCTGGAGACTTTACGACTTTGCGATTACAAAAATTTAGAACAAATTGAAGCGGCCAAGAAAATGAAAGTTTCTCAAAGCACTCTTCAACGAATACTAACATCAGCCCGCAAAAAAGTTGTTGAAGCTTTAATTGAGGGAAAGGCAATAAAAATTAGAAAAAATTTATAG
- a CDS encoding recombinase family protein, with translation MEQTTTLSRHPQAIQTPVIIKYCLYARKSTEQDEMQALSIDSQIKEMSEIAKRDNLNVIEIKKESHSSKAVGQRPVFNQMIEEIRSGKFNAILTWAPDRLSRNAGDLGTLVDLMDQGVLLEIKTYSQKFTNNPNEKFLLMILGSHAKLENDNKSVNVKRGLKAKCEMGWRPNMAPTGYLMESHVDKKGQCRLDPKRSVIIKQMFEKVAYENWSGRKIHRWFQEIGFKTKNNKPLSIANVYELLRNTFYYGEFEFPAKSSQWYTGKHTPIINKEVFGKVQEALDQHYIPKTESKEFAFTKLIKCGCCGSGITADEKFKKLKDGGVNRHVYYRCTKARNIDCKNSAINEENLIKELIEMINKVNLDDLGIKAKIEHEMTRYNKFRIGVLGVSNKVKLNTDINTRNYAKYILKEGTLIEKRELLTCLQSKLILLDRKIHLE, from the coding sequence ATGGAACAAACAACAACTTTAAGTAGACACCCGCAAGCAATCCAAACACCGGTTATCATCAAGTACTGCCTTTATGCTCGCAAGTCGACCGAGCAAGATGAAATGCAGGCACTTTCCATTGATAGCCAGATCAAGGAAATGTCAGAAATCGCTAAACGCGACAATCTCAACGTGATTGAGATCAAGAAGGAATCGCATTCATCAAAGGCAGTTGGCCAAAGACCTGTCTTCAATCAAATGATTGAGGAGATACGAAGTGGCAAATTTAATGCCATTCTAACCTGGGCGCCGGATCGCTTAAGTAGGAATGCCGGCGACCTAGGAACTTTGGTTGATTTGATGGATCAAGGAGTGTTGCTCGAAATTAAAACCTACAGCCAGAAATTTACCAACAACCCAAATGAAAAATTTCTATTAATGATTCTAGGTAGTCATGCCAAACTGGAGAACGATAATAAGTCGGTTAATGTAAAACGAGGGCTAAAAGCTAAATGCGAAATGGGCTGGCGACCAAACATGGCCCCGACTGGCTATCTAATGGAAAGCCATGTTGATAAAAAGGGTCAGTGCCGGCTAGACCCCAAAAGATCGGTAATTATCAAACAAATGTTTGAAAAAGTAGCTTATGAAAACTGGAGTGGCCGAAAAATTCATCGCTGGTTTCAGGAAATAGGGTTTAAGACTAAAAACAATAAACCCCTATCAATTGCCAATGTCTATGAGCTGCTAAGAAATACGTTCTACTACGGCGAATTCGAGTTTCCTGCCAAGAGTAGTCAATGGTATACCGGCAAACACACGCCGATTATTAACAAAGAGGTGTTTGGTAAAGTTCAAGAAGCCCTAGACCAACACTATATCCCCAAGACCGAGAGCAAAGAATTTGCCTTCACTAAACTGATTAAGTGCGGCTGTTGTGGCTCGGGCATTACGGCTGACGAGAAATTCAAGAAATTAAAAGATGGCGGAGTCAACCGCCATGTCTACTACCGCTGTACCAAGGCCAGAAATATTGATTGTAAGAACTCGGCTATTAATGAAGAAAACCTGATTAAAGAATTAATTGAAATGATTAATAAAGTTAATCTAGATGATCTGGGTATCAAGGCAAAAATTGAACACGAGATGACCAGATATAACAAATTCAGAATTGGGGTCTTAGGAGTAAGTAATAAAGTAAAATTGAATACTGATATTAATACCCGGAACTATGCCAAATACATCTTAAAAGAAGGAACGCTGATTGAAAAAAGAGAATTGCTGACTTGTCTGCAAAGCAAGTTAATACTTCTAGACAGAAAAATACATCTGGAGTAA
- a CDS encoding DUF5320 domain-containing protein, which translates to MPRFNSSGPAGYGPRTGWGLGPCGAGMAWRRGGRFSRGFGWRRFWGYYPTPTQTKKEEIETLSEEVIILEEELKTIKTRLAELKGQK; encoded by the coding sequence ATGCCAAGATTTAATAGTAGTGGTCCTGCTGGTTATGGCCCTCGGACTGGCTGGGGCTTGGGTCCTTGTGGCGCCGGAATGGCTTGGCGCAGAGGCGGAAGGTTTAGCCGCGGTTTTGGTTGGAGGAGATTTTGGGGTTATTATCCTACTCCTACTCAGACTAAAAAAGAAGAAATAGAAACTCTTTCAGAAGAAGTTATTATTTTAGAAGAGGAACTCAAGACTATTAAAACCAGATTGGCCGAACTCAAAGGACAAAAATAA
- a CDS encoding polymer-forming cytoskeletal protein codes for MDKDRKLNSADTQTVIGAGVKVEGKFDAIGDVVLKGRLTGTLDTQSALFLEEGAFIDGDMTAKNANLAGEIKGNVKVQNQVGLTKTAKIKGDLECQILSIEAGAIFNGRCSIGRQVPEKATEEGK; via the coding sequence ATGGATAAAGATCGCAAGCTTAATTCAGCAGATACCCAGACCGTTATTGGTGCCGGGGTAAAAGTCGAAGGTAAATTTGACGCCATCGGCGATGTAGTTTTAAAGGGTAGGCTCACCGGAACATTAGATACGCAAAGCGCTTTATTTTTGGAAGAGGGCGCTTTTATAGATGGCGACATGACGGCAAAGAACGCCAATTTAGCCGGAGAAATAAAAGGTAACGTGAAGGTTCAAAATCAGGTTGGCCTTACCAAGACCGCCAAGATTAAAGGTGATTTAGAATGCCAAATCTTATCAATCGAGGCTGGCGCTATTTTCAACGGCCGCTGTTCCATTGGTCGACAAGTTCCCGAGAAGGCAACTGAAGAAGGGAAATAA
- a CDS encoding cation diffusion facilitator family transporter produces MKEKIAKISILTNVFLAGSKLAVGFITGSGAIFAEGFHSGMDVLTSAISFVGIKIAKKPIDQKHPYGHYKFEVLAGLIITIVLFGTGLFIIFEAIHELQSPSPAAIGYLALGTMLISAVINEIMARLKIHYGKEENSVALLSDGFHSRIDVYASLVVLAGLFLTKYWVYVDSALALLIGLYIIKESFSIGKEAVDSLLDVSAGEKIEEKIKTIIKTQNIEISSLKTQKKGSAITANMEIKLPSNLSVEEAVRTSDNLREELIKEIENLSYVAIQIKGHEVETGFYKPAFGQSFGWQRKGKFRKEIKEAKGGGPGGYCVCPKCGYKILHERGIPCLTFECPKCKINLIRK; encoded by the coding sequence ATGAAAGAAAAAATAGCTAAAATTTCAATACTAACTAACGTGTTTTTAGCCGGAAGTAAATTAGCGGTTGGCTTTATAACTGGTTCTGGCGCTATTTTTGCTGAAGGTTTTCATTCGGGAATGGATGTATTAACCTCGGCGATAAGTTTTGTCGGCATTAAAATAGCCAAAAAGCCCATCGATCAAAAACATCCTTATGGCCATTATAAATTTGAAGTTTTGGCCGGATTAATAATAACTATTGTTCTGTTCGGAACCGGTTTATTTATTATATTTGAGGCGATTCACGAACTTCAGAGCCCTTCTCCCGCTGCAATTGGATACTTGGCATTAGGTACGATGTTAATTTCAGCTGTGATTAATGAGATAATGGCGAGATTGAAGATTCATTATGGTAAAGAAGAAAATTCCGTTGCTTTATTATCAGATGGATTTCATTCTCGAATAGATGTTTACGCTTCGCTAGTCGTTTTAGCAGGATTATTTTTGACTAAATACTGGGTTTATGTTGATTCAGCTTTGGCCCTATTAATCGGTTTATATATTATTAAAGAATCATTTTCAATTGGTAAAGAAGCGGTTGATTCTTTGCTTGATGTTTCAGCTGGCGAAAAGATAGAAGAAAAAATAAAAACAATAATTAAGACGCAGAATATTGAGATCTCATCCTTAAAAACTCAAAAAAAGGGTTCAGCCATTACCGCTAATATGGAAATAAAATTACCCAGTAATTTGAGCGTAGAAGAAGCGGTAAGAACCTCCGACAATTTGAGAGAAGAGTTAATAAAAGAAATTGAAAATCTTTCTTATGTCGCCATTCAGATCAAAGGTCATGAAGTAGAGACCGGATTTTATAAACCGGCTTTTGGTCAAAGTTTCGGTTGGCAAAGGAAAGGAAAATTTAGGAAAGAAATTAAAGAGGCAAAAGGAGGTGGACCCGGTGGTTATTGTGTTTGTCCAAAATGTGGTTATAAAATTCTTCATGAACGAGGCATTCCTTGTTTGACATTTGAATGTCCGAAGTGCAAAATTAATTTAATTAGAAAATAA
- a CDS encoding ATP-binding protein has protein sequence MKIAITGGKGGVGKSMVATSLAVEFAKRTKTMLVDADAECPNDHLLLSVKRKKYITVFQPIPKWNFKKCTKCGKCASVCKQNAIVFTKGKFPAFVKDVCIGCKACIVTCPTGAITETKKEIGKIYTGKNYNVNLVSGELKLGELASGEVVAKVRKYADKINKKIKAEITIIDSSPGIGCPVIASLVGTDYIVGVTEPTPSALFDLKRVLYLAEHFGIKRGIVINKFDLEESFYSEIENFARINKILILGKIPYRKDFVRSTVKMKPVIEINPVYKKLFQAIIKKILE, from the coding sequence ATGAAAATTGCGATTACTGGTGGAAAAGGTGGGGTGGGAAAATCAATGGTAGCGACTTCATTAGCAGTAGAATTTGCAAAACGAACCAAGACAATGCTGGTAGATGCTGATGCGGAATGTCCAAATGATCATCTCCTACTTTCCGTAAAAAGAAAAAAATATATAACAGTTTTTCAACCGATTCCTAAATGGAATTTTAAGAAGTGTACAAAATGCGGTAAATGCGCTTCCGTTTGCAAACAAAATGCCATTGTTTTCACTAAAGGAAAATTTCCCGCTTTTGTTAAAGATGTTTGTATCGGATGTAAGGCATGTATTGTTACTTGTCCAACTGGCGCGATAACGGAAACTAAAAAAGAAATCGGGAAAATTTATACTGGGAAAAATTATAATGTTAATTTAGTTTCTGGAGAGCTTAAATTGGGAGAATTGGCTTCCGGTGAGGTGGTGGCTAAGGTAAGAAAATATGCTGATAAAATTAATAAAAAAATAAAAGCTGAAATAACGATTATTGATTCTTCGCCGGGAATTGGTTGCCCTGTAATTGCTTCTTTAGTTGGCACTGACTATATTGTCGGCGTAACAGAACCGACGCCGTCAGCCCTTTTTGATTTGAAAAGGGTTTTATATTTGGCTGAACACTTTGGGATAAAGCGCGGCATAGTTATTAATAAATTTGATCTTGAAGAAAGTTTTTATTCTGAGATAGAAAACTTTGCCAGAATAAATAAAATTCTAATCCTAGGAAAAATTCCTTACCGAAAAGATTTTGTTAGGTCAACCGTTAAAATGAAACCAGTAATTGAAATAAATCCAGTTTATAAAAAGTTATTTCAAGCAATTATTAAAAAGATATTAGAATAA
- a CDS encoding diacylglycerol kinase family protein: MYLYLYDSFLVDQKYRRLIDRIETRLTDLGINGRTIRLTILKNAREVIKDNLKAEIDTVVAIGGDKLFAESATALAGTDVSLGFIPVGESKLGQILDIPVSEAACDIISGRRLEQIDLGKINGQYFFNAIDINTSKVNIWCDDSYEIKPQRIKAVKIVNLGWVNFRLSEPDIVIDRLASNARDKFLEIVLDQPDKAKFLFFKKIEEKDSLFFAKKIKISSSNDKEVMVRVDGDRVLKLPVIVEVVPKCLKIIVGRDRMI, from the coding sequence ATGTATTTGTATTTATACGACTCATTTTTAGTTGACCAGAAATATCGCCGGCTGATTGATCGCATTGAAACCAGGCTGACCGACTTGGGAATTAATGGTCGGACAATTCGTTTAACTATTTTAAAAAACGCTCGTGAGGTCATTAAGGATAATCTTAAGGCAGAAATTGATACGGTGGTGGCGATTGGCGGTGATAAACTATTTGCTGAATCGGCAACGGCCCTAGCTGGAACCGATGTGTCTCTTGGTTTTATCCCGGTAGGCGAGTCAAAACTGGGGCAAATTTTAGATATTCCGGTCAGCGAAGCTGCTTGTGATATTATTTCCGGTCGACGTTTAGAGCAGATTGACCTAGGGAAAATCAATGGTCAATATTTTTTTAATGCCATAGACATTAATACTTCTAAGGTGAATATTTGGTGCGACGATTCGTACGAAATTAAGCCACAAAGGATTAAAGCGGTTAAAATAGTCAACTTAGGTTGGGTTAACTTTCGTCTTAGCGAGCCAGATATTGTTATTGATAGACTGGCCAGCAATGCTCGAGATAAGTTTTTAGAAATTGTTTTAGATCAACCAGATAAAGCCAAGTTTTTATTTTTTAAAAAAATAGAAGAAAAAGATAGCTTGTTTTTTGCCAAAAAAATAAAAATTTCATCGTCGAACGACAAAGAGGTAATGGTTAGGGTTGATGGCGATAGAGTTCTGAAATTACCGGTTATTGTTGAGGTTGTGCCAAAATGTTTAAAAATTATTGTCGGTCGGGACAGAATGATTTAA
- the recR gene encoding recombination mediator RecR, whose product MSYPKNLQDLINEFAQFPSIGPKTAERFIFYLLKKSPAQLEKLSTSIKELKKISLCPLCNNFAEKNICPLCGNQNRDHSIICVVADPQDLMALEKTQDFKGVYHILGGLISTTQNTSPENLRVNQLLQRIAKSAVKVKEIILALNPDLEGETTSLYLINLLKPLKIKISRLARGLPIGSDLEYADEITLSNAIKRREVIE is encoded by the coding sequence ATGTCGTATCCTAAAAATCTTCAAGATCTGATTAATGAGTTTGCCCAATTCCCGTCTATTGGGCCTAAAACCGCCGAACGGTTTATTTTTTATTTATTAAAAAAATCGCCAGCCCAACTGGAAAAACTCTCAACGAGCATTAAAGAATTAAAAAAAATATCGCTTTGCCCGCTTTGCAATAATTTCGCGGAAAAAAACATTTGCCCTCTTTGCGGCAACCAAAATCGCGATCACTCGATCATTTGCGTAGTCGCCGATCCGCAGGATTTAATGGCCTTGGAAAAAACTCAAGATTTTAAGGGCGTCTATCATATCTTGGGCGGTTTAATCAGTACTACACAAAATACCAGCCCGGAGAACCTGCGCGTCAACCAATTATTACAGCGCATCGCCAAATCGGCCGTTAAAGTCAAAGAAATAATTCTAGCCCTTAATCCTGATCTGGAAGGCGAAACCACTTCTCTTTACTTAATTAACTTGCTAAAACCATTAAAAATAAAAATCAGCCGTCTTGCTAGAGGTTTACCGATTGGCAGCGATTTGGAATACGCCGATGAAATAACTTTATCTAACGCTATAAAAAGGCGCGAGGTTATCGAATAA
- the dnaB gene encoding replicative DNA helicase — MKNNLEKLPPQNIEAEEALLGCLLIDKDAIIKIADIIGPDDFYKDIHRIIYEAMLEVFEHREPIDILSISNRLEEKGQLDLIGGRSHLADLANGVPSATHVVSYAQIIQRKATLRNLINASTEITKMAYDEEEQVDKILDRSEQKLFAVSQRFLKQNFTPIQDVLGDAFTRIEEIHKSGGKLRGLPCGFSDLDAALGGLQASDLIILAARPSVGKSALAIDIARQVAVLHKIPVGIFSLEMSREQIVDRMICSQANINLWKMRTGALSKSDEGAFSKIGDSINILSEAPIFIDDSPMANIMEIRTKARRLQAEHGLGLIIIDYLQLMEGGEGADNRVQEVSAISRALKAIARELHIPVIALSQLSRATEARTPAIPKLADLRESGSLEQDSDVVLFIYRKATDRGIKFCPPEERGVAEIHVAKHRHGPAGVMVKLFFDEHTASFKNLQFAPSEEFSYEYNEEQSGEQPVSQTEEPF, encoded by the coding sequence ATGAAAAATAATCTAGAAAAACTTCCACCACAAAACATCGAAGCTGAAGAGGCGTTGCTTGGCTGTCTTCTAATAGACAAAGATGCGATTATTAAAATCGCTGATATTATCGGCCCAGATGATTTTTATAAAGACATTCATCGCATTATTTACGAAGCTATGCTCGAAGTTTTTGAGCATCGTGAACCAATTGATATTTTAAGTATCTCTAACCGTTTAGAGGAAAAGGGACAGCTGGACTTAATCGGCGGACGAAGCCATTTAGCCGATTTAGCTAATGGCGTACCCAGTGCTACTCATGTAGTTTCTTATGCCCAGATAATCCAACGCAAAGCAACTCTAAGGAATCTCATTAATGCCTCAACCGAAATAACCAAAATGGCTTATGACGAAGAAGAACAGGTTGATAAAATACTCGATCGTTCCGAGCAAAAACTTTTTGCCGTCTCCCAAAGATTTTTAAAACAAAATTTCACGCCCATCCAAGATGTACTTGGCGATGCCTTCACTCGTATCGAAGAAATTCATAAAAGCGGCGGTAAGTTGCGCGGTTTACCTTGCGGCTTCTCCGACCTCGATGCCGCTTTGGGCGGCTTACAAGCTTCTGATTTAATTATTTTAGCCGCTCGCCCATCGGTTGGTAAAAGCGCTTTAGCAATTGATATCGCCCGCCAAGTGGCGGTCTTGCATAAAATTCCGGTTGGCATATTTAGCCTGGAAATGTCTCGTGAACAAATCGTTGATCGTATGATCTGCTCTCAGGCCAATATTAACTTATGGAAAATGCGAACCGGCGCCTTATCAAAAAGCGACGAAGGCGCCTTTTCAAAAATCGGCGACTCAATTAATATTTTATCTGAAGCGCCGATTTTTATTGATGATTCACCGATGGCTAATATCATGGAAATCCGCACTAAAGCCCGAAGACTACAAGCTGAACATGGACTAGGACTTATTATTATCGACTACTTACAACTAATGGAAGGCGGCGAAGGGGCTGACAATCGCGTTCAAGAGGTTTCCGCTATTTCTCGCGCTTTAAAGGCCATTGCTCGAGAACTGCACATCCCGGTTATCGCTCTTTCTCAATTATCTCGCGCTACTGAAGCGCGTACACCGGCTATTCCTAAATTAGCAGACTTAAGAGAAAGTGGCAGTTTAGAACAAGATAGCGACGTGGTTTTGTTTATTTATCGCAAGGCCACTGACCGTGGCATTAAATTCTGCCCGCCTGAAGAGCGGGGTGTAGCCGAAATTCATGTTGCCAAACATCGCCATGGCCCAGCTGGCGTCATGGTTAAATTGTTCTTTGACGAGCACACGGCTAGCTTTAAGAATTTGCAGTTTGCTCCTTCAGAAGAATTTAGTTATGAATATAACGAAGAACAATCGGGCGAACAACCAGTAAGCCAAACCGAAGAACCATTTTAA
- a CDS encoding cytochrome c biogenesis protein: MNLKSIYKKFIIIFILTVFCIIFSIKVNAQNNLNNQNDVSLHMFYGQGCPHCSKLKLFLDNMRNKYSSLKIYEHEVYQDPEGRKLFEQMSQAFNTPIKGVPTVFIDDKVIIGFSNEIGDSIENEIKRCLEADCIDPELMVNKSFPDNFGKNEIVKKLTIPIVVSAAAVDAINPCAFAVLIILMTAVLSISSRKKALNFGLAFTASVYISYFLIGLGLFSALQISGLSHKFYIVVTILAFIVGLLNIKDYFWYGKGFLMEIPLRWRPTIKRILNSVTTPFGAFIAGFAISLFELPCTGGPYIVILGLLAKEVTRSTGIFYLLIYNLVFVSPLIILSLIIYKGLSTASKLEAIRQKKIKLLHLIAGILMLGVATAMVISLIKGWV; this comes from the coding sequence ATGAATTTAAAATCTATTTATAAAAAATTTATAATTATTTTTATTTTAACCGTTTTTTGTATTATTTTTTCAATAAAAGTTAATGCTCAAAATAATCTTAATAATCAAAATGATGTTTCTTTACATATGTTTTACGGTCAGGGATGTCCTCATTGCAGTAAGTTAAAATTATTCTTGGATAACATGAGGAACAAATACTCGTCGTTGAAAATATATGAACACGAAGTTTATCAGGATCCTGAGGGAAGAAAGTTATTTGAACAAATGTCCCAGGCCTTTAATACTCCCATAAAAGGGGTGCCAACAGTATTTATTGATGATAAAGTAATTATCGGATTTAGCAATGAAATAGGAGATTCGATAGAAAATGAAATAAAAAGATGTTTGGAAGCCGATTGCATTGATCCTGAATTAATGGTGAATAAATCATTCCCAGACAATTTTGGTAAAAACGAAATTGTAAAAAAACTTACAATTCCCATTGTTGTTTCTGCGGCGGCAGTAGACGCAATTAATCCTTGTGCTTTTGCGGTTTTAATAATTTTGATGACCGCTGTTTTGTCTATAAGCAGTAGGAAAAAGGCTTTAAATTTTGGTTTAGCTTTTACAGCATCGGTCTATATTTCATATTTCTTAATAGGTCTTGGTTTATTTTCAGCCTTGCAGATTAGCGGACTTAGTCACAAGTTTTATATAGTAGTAACAATTTTAGCTTTTATTGTTGGCTTATTGAATATTAAAGATTATTTTTGGTATGGAAAGGGGTTTTTAATGGAGATTCCACTGAGATGGAGGCCAACTATAAAAAGAATATTAAACAGCGTGACAACTCCTTTTGGAGCTTTTATTGCTGGTTTTGCCATATCTTTATTTGAATTACCTTGTACGGGCGGACCATATATAGTTATCTTGGGCTTATTGGCAAAAGAAGTTACCAGGAGTACGGGAATTTTTTATTTACTTATCTATAATTTGGTTTTTGTATCGCCATTAATAATACTTTCCTTAATAATTTATAAAGGTTTATCTACTGCCAGCAAGTTAGAAGCAATAAGGCAGAAAAAAATAAAATTGTTGCATTTAATAGCTGGAATACTGATGCTTGGAGTTGCGACGGCTATGGTCATATCTTTGATCAAAGGTTGGGTCTAA
- a CDS encoding FeoA domain-containing protein, translating into MKEELTLIDLKENQEVEIISVVGGQMVTKRLADLGLVFGTKIKILGKAPFWGPIEIEVLGSKLALGRGIASKILVKILAEKHG; encoded by the coding sequence ATGAAAGAAGAATTGACTCTTATTGATTTAAAAGAAAACCAAGAAGTTGAAATTATTTCTGTTGTCGGTGGACAAATGGTCACTAAAAGATTGGCTGATTTAGGATTAGTTTTCGGGACTAAAATAAAAATTTTAGGAAAAGCCCCATTTTGGGGACCAATAGAAATTGAGGTTTTGGGTTCAAAATTAGCTTTAGGCAGAGGGATAGCCTCTAAAATTTTAGTTAAAATTTTAGCCGAGAAACATGGCTAA
- a CDS encoding NifB/NifX family molybdenum-iron cluster-binding protein, whose product MKIAVSSIRETIDSSVSDIFGRCPYFIIAEIESQKIEKTEAIENKNTDQMSGVGISAAQLMAEKNIDTVITGNVGPRALDVLRQFNIDVYYGNGTVKEILQDFINGKLKKI is encoded by the coding sequence ATGAAAATAGCAGTAAGTTCGATAAGGGAAACTATTGACAGTAGTGTTTCTGATATTTTTGGAAGATGTCCTTATTTTATTATTGCTGAAATTGAAAGCCAGAAAATAGAAAAAACCGAAGCAATAGAAAATAAAAACACAGACCAAATGAGTGGTGTTGGTATTTCAGCTGCTCAATTAATGGCAGAAAAAAATATCGATACCGTAATCACAGGTAATGTGGGTCCGAGAGCCTTAGATGTGTTAAGGCAATTTAATATTGATGTTTATTACGGAAATGGAACGGTAAAAGAGATTTTACAAGATTTCATAAATGGAAAACTTAAGAAAATTTAA